In a single window of the Osmerus eperlanus chromosome 2, fOsmEpe2.1, whole genome shotgun sequence genome:
- the clec19a gene encoding C-type lectin domain family 19 member A produces the protein MLWRELSLALVLWALTATSIPSTNIKITRALPLQLPDSAPPASCPLFWTEFDGSCYRFFPLNRTWAEADLYCAEFSNGLKSAKLTSIHSWGENVFVYDLVNSRIPGIPTDIWIGLHDRRQEGTLEWTDGSNYEYSYWDGNQPDDGIHRIPVEEDCVEIWYRQNSALRSWNDNSCDKAFPFVCKIPTLDN, from the exons ATGCTCTGGCGGGAGTTGAGTTTGGCTCTGGTCCTCTGGGCTCTCACGGCGACGAGCATCCCGTCCACCAACATCAAGATCACACGCG ccctgcctctgcaGCTTCCAGACTcagccccccctgcctcctgccctctGTTCTGGACAGAGTTTGACGGGAGCTGCTACCGGTTCTTTCCCCTCAACAGGACCTGGGCGGAGGCTGACCTGTACTGTGCGGAGTTCTCCAACGGCCTGAAGTCAGCCAAACTCACCTCTATTCACag CTGGGGGGAGAACGTGTTTGTGTACGATCTGGTCAACAGTCGCATTCCAGGGATCCCAACTGACATCTGGATAGGCCTTCACGACAGGAGACAG GAGGGCACTCTGGAGTGGACAGACGGCAGTAACTATGAGTACAGCTACTGGGATGGTAACCAACCAGACGACGGCATTCACCGCATCCCTGTGGAAGAGGACTGTGTGGAGATCTGGTACAGGCAGAACAGtg CACTGAGATCGTGGAATGACAACAGCTGTGACAAGGCCTTTCCCTTTGTGTGTAAGATCCCCACACTGGACAACTAG